A window from Microbacterium ginsengiterrae encodes these proteins:
- a CDS encoding hemolysin family protein yields the protein MTEILLLIGAVLLVAFGGLMAAIDAAYGVTSRADLEEMAIEGRQSVALDRIAEDIDAHVNAVAFIRVLVEVTAAVLVTVAFTILFENIWWAMLAAAVLMTGITFVLVGASPRTVGRQHSEGMIRGTASIVRGMRIILGPLAQGLVLLGNRVTPGTVRSSFTSEDQLLSMVDEAASHDLIEEDDRDLIHSVFDFTDQFVRAVMVPRTEMVTVDAEATTEEAMSLFLNRGVSRVPVVDDEADDVVGVLYLKDLVQFAYRDDQAWRAASIRPIARPATFVPESMRAETLLQQMKRDAVHVCLVIDEHGGISGLVTLEDLIEELVGEISDEYDHAAAEVVDLGGGRYRVSARLSLDDVGDLFGIELEDEDVDSIGGLLGKAVDQVPQPGVTATIDGLVLTGGASRGRGRGIATVFVERAEVTEENEDD from the coding sequence ATGACCGAGATCCTCCTGCTGATCGGCGCCGTTCTCCTGGTGGCGTTCGGCGGTCTCATGGCGGCGATCGACGCCGCATACGGCGTCACCTCCCGCGCCGACCTCGAAGAGATGGCGATCGAGGGGCGACAGTCGGTCGCTCTTGACCGCATCGCCGAGGACATCGACGCCCACGTCAACGCCGTCGCCTTCATCCGCGTCCTCGTCGAGGTCACCGCAGCGGTGCTCGTCACCGTTGCGTTCACGATCCTGTTCGAGAACATCTGGTGGGCGATGCTCGCCGCCGCCGTACTGATGACCGGCATCACGTTCGTCCTCGTCGGCGCCAGCCCCCGCACCGTCGGTCGCCAGCACTCCGAAGGCATGATCCGCGGCACGGCGTCGATCGTCCGCGGCATGCGCATCATCCTCGGGCCGCTCGCGCAGGGCCTGGTGCTGCTCGGCAACCGGGTCACCCCCGGGACGGTCCGCAGCTCCTTCACGAGCGAGGACCAGCTCCTCAGCATGGTCGACGAGGCCGCCTCGCACGACCTCATCGAGGAGGACGACCGGGACCTCATCCACTCGGTGTTCGACTTCACCGACCAGTTCGTGCGCGCCGTCATGGTGCCGCGCACCGAGATGGTGACGGTGGATGCCGAGGCGACCACCGAGGAGGCGATGTCGCTCTTCCTCAACCGCGGTGTCTCGCGCGTACCGGTCGTCGACGACGAGGCCGACGATGTCGTCGGCGTGCTGTACCTCAAGGACCTCGTGCAGTTCGCCTACCGCGACGACCAGGCATGGCGCGCAGCATCCATCCGTCCCATCGCACGGCCGGCGACCTTCGTGCCCGAATCCATGCGTGCGGAGACCCTGCTGCAGCAAATGAAGCGCGATGCCGTGCACGTGTGCCTCGTCATCGACGAGCACGGCGGCATCTCCGGGCTGGTGACGTTGGAGGACCTCATCGAGGAGCTCGTGGGCGAGATCTCCGATGAGTACGACCACGCCGCCGCCGAAGTCGTGGATCTCGGCGGAGGACGCTATCGCGTCAGCGCGCGGCTGTCGCTGGACGACGTCGGAGACCTGTTCGGCATCGAACTCGAGGACGAGGACGTCGATTCCATCGGCGGTCTGCTCGGCAAGGCGGTGGACCAGGTCCCGCAGCCGGGAGTGACCGCGACCATCGACGGGCTCGTGCTCACCGGTGGCGCATCGCGTGGACGAGGACGCGGCATCGCGACGGTGTTCGTCGAACGGGCAGAAGTGACAGAGGAGAATGAAGATGACTGA
- the ybeY gene encoding rRNA maturation RNase YbeY, translating to MMIEINNESAIDVDETVLQRLTDFNLAQLHVSADAEVAIVLVDEGAMEALHVQWMDEPGPTDVLSFPMDELRPGTEDHPTAPGLLGDIVLCPQVAETQAQAAGHTLMDELILLTTHGLLHLLGFDHAEPDEEREMFGLQKELIGGFARAERGR from the coding sequence ATCATGATCGAGATCAACAACGAGTCCGCGATCGATGTCGACGAGACGGTTCTGCAGCGCCTCACCGATTTCAATCTCGCGCAGCTGCATGTGAGTGCGGACGCCGAGGTCGCGATCGTCCTCGTCGACGAGGGCGCCATGGAGGCCCTCCACGTCCAGTGGATGGATGAGCCGGGCCCCACCGACGTGCTCAGCTTCCCCATGGACGAGCTGCGCCCCGGCACCGAGGATCATCCGACCGCACCCGGGCTCCTCGGCGACATCGTGCTCTGCCCGCAGGTGGCCGAGACGCAGGCGCAGGCAGCGGGTCACACCCTGATGGACGAGCTGATCCTGCTCACCACGCACGGACTTCTGCACCTGCTCGGCTTCGATCACGCCGAGCCCGATGAGGAGCGTGAGATGTTCGGGTTGCAGAAGGAGCTGATCGGCGGCTTCGCGCGTGCCGAACGCGGCCGATGA
- the leuA gene encoding 2-isopropylmalate synthase translates to MKNSQRPSAMPIHKYRPFHEQITVELPDRTWPSRRITEAPRWCAVDLRDGNQALIDPMSPERKRVMFELLVGMGYKEIEVGFPSASQTDFDFVRQLIEENLIPDDVTIQVLTQAREHLIARTYEAIAGAKQAIVHLYNSTSILQRDVVFRTDKQGIIDIALEGARLCKQYEKTIPGTEVYYEYSPESYTGTELEFAVDICNQVIEVFEPTPDRKVIINLPATVEMASPNVYADSIEWMGRHLNHRENIIISLHPHNDRGTAVAAAELGYMAGADRIEGCLFGNGERTGNVDLVALGVNMFTQGIDPQIDFSDIDQVKRTVEYCNQLPVPERSPWAGDLVFTAFSGSHQDAIKKGFEAMEAKAAAEGKTVDEIEWAVPYLPVDPKDLGRSYEAVIRVNSQSGKGGVAYLLKTDHAIDLPRKLQIEFSGVVQSKTDSEGGEITSDEIWSIFNDEYLPAEDTEAKWGRFELLATQTRSDMSGEVFLDVVIRDGESEFSVTGQGNGPVAAFVEVLRGQGFDITVYDYVEHALSAGGDAQAASYVELQVDDQRLWGVGIDGDISTASLKAIVSGVNRAIRSRSEQLAAV, encoded by the coding sequence ATGAAGAACTCCCAGCGCCCCTCCGCGATGCCGATCCACAAGTACCGGCCGTTCCACGAGCAGATCACGGTCGAGCTCCCCGACCGCACCTGGCCCTCCCGTCGGATCACCGAGGCGCCCCGCTGGTGCGCGGTGGACCTGCGCGACGGCAACCAGGCCCTGATCGACCCGATGTCGCCCGAGCGCAAGCGCGTGATGTTCGAGCTGCTCGTCGGCATGGGGTACAAGGAGATCGAGGTCGGTTTCCCGTCCGCCAGCCAGACCGACTTCGACTTCGTCCGCCAGCTGATCGAGGAGAACCTCATCCCGGACGACGTCACCATCCAGGTGCTGACGCAGGCACGTGAGCACCTGATCGCGCGGACGTACGAGGCGATCGCCGGTGCGAAGCAGGCCATCGTGCACCTGTACAACTCGACCAGCATCCTGCAGCGCGACGTGGTGTTCCGCACCGACAAGCAGGGCATCATCGACATCGCGCTCGAGGGTGCGCGACTGTGCAAGCAGTACGAGAAGACGATCCCCGGCACCGAGGTCTACTACGAGTACTCGCCGGAGAGCTACACCGGCACCGAGCTCGAGTTCGCGGTCGACATCTGCAACCAGGTCATCGAGGTCTTCGAGCCCACCCCGGATCGCAAGGTCATCATCAACCTGCCGGCCACCGTCGAGATGGCCTCGCCGAACGTGTACGCCGACTCCATCGAATGGATGGGCCGTCACCTGAATCACCGCGAGAACATCATCATCTCGCTGCATCCCCACAACGACCGCGGGACCGCCGTGGCCGCCGCCGAACTCGGATACATGGCCGGGGCGGACCGCATCGAGGGATGCCTGTTCGGCAACGGAGAGCGCACCGGGAACGTCGACCTCGTCGCCCTCGGCGTCAACATGTTCACCCAGGGCATCGACCCCCAGATCGACTTCAGCGACATCGACCAGGTCAAGCGCACGGTCGAGTATTGCAACCAGCTTCCGGTCCCGGAGCGCAGCCCCTGGGCGGGCGACCTCGTCTTCACGGCGTTCAGCGGCTCGCACCAGGATGCCATCAAGAAGGGCTTCGAGGCGATGGAGGCCAAGGCAGCAGCCGAGGGCAAGACCGTCGACGAGATCGAGTGGGCCGTGCCGTACCTGCCGGTCGACCCGAAGGACCTCGGCCGTTCGTACGAGGCGGTCATCCGGGTCAACTCGCAGTCCGGCAAGGGCGGGGTGGCGTACCTGCTCAAGACCGACCACGCCATCGATCTGCCGCGCAAGCTCCAGATCGAGTTCTCCGGTGTCGTGCAGTCCAAGACGGACAGCGAGGGCGGCGAGATCACGAGCGATGAGATCTGGTCGATCTTCAACGACGAGTACCTGCCCGCCGAGGACACCGAGGCCAAGTGGGGCCGCTTCGAGCTGCTCGCGACCCAGACGCGCAGCGACATGTCCGGTGAGGTCTTCCTCGACGTCGTCATCCGCGACGGCGAGTCCGAGTTCTCGGTGACCGGACAGGGCAACGGTCCCGTCGCCGCGTTCGTCGAGGTGCTGCGCGGTCAGGGCTTCGACATCACGGTGTACGACTACGTCGAGCACGCGCTCAGCGCCGGCGGTGACGCCCAGGCGGCGTCGTACGTCGAGCTGCAGGTCGACGACCAGCGCCTGTGGGGCGTCGGCATCGACGGCGACATCTCGACGGCGAGCCTGAAGGCGATCGTTTCCGGAGTGAACCGCGCGATCCGCTCGCGCAGCGAGCAGCTCGCCGCCGTCTGA
- the era gene encoding GTPase Era: MTEIERSGFATFVGRPNVGKSTLTNALVGEKIAITSEKPQTTRRAIRGILNRPHGQLVIVDTPGIHKPRTLLGERLNDLVEQVLGDVDVIGFCVPATEKVGPGDRRIAASLDGYGRAKKIAIVTKTDAADRDQITERLIEVDALREDWAAVIPLSALTREQLDVLSDEMLALMPEGPPLYPEGVVTDESIEDRIAEMIREAALEGVRDELPHSIAVVVDDVTPREDSDLTDVHASIVVERDSQKAIIIGRKGSRLAEVGARARAGIEELLGTRVFLGLHVKVAKEWQRDPKKLGRLGF, translated from the coding sequence ATGACTGAGATCGAACGCTCCGGATTCGCCACGTTCGTCGGGAGGCCCAACGTCGGCAAGTCCACGCTGACGAATGCGCTGGTCGGCGAGAAGATCGCCATCACGAGCGAGAAGCCGCAGACGACGAGGCGGGCGATCCGCGGCATCCTGAACCGCCCGCACGGCCAGCTCGTGATCGTCGACACCCCTGGCATCCACAAGCCGCGCACGCTGCTCGGCGAGAGACTCAACGATCTCGTCGAACAGGTCCTCGGCGACGTCGACGTCATCGGCTTCTGCGTACCGGCGACGGAGAAGGTGGGGCCCGGTGACCGGCGCATCGCCGCATCGCTCGACGGGTACGGGCGCGCCAAGAAGATCGCGATCGTGACGAAGACGGATGCCGCGGACCGCGACCAGATCACCGAGCGACTGATCGAGGTCGACGCGCTGCGTGAGGACTGGGCCGCTGTGATCCCGCTTTCCGCGCTCACAAGGGAGCAGCTCGACGTGCTCTCGGATGAGATGCTCGCACTCATGCCGGAGGGCCCGCCGCTGTACCCGGAGGGTGTCGTCACCGACGAGTCGATCGAGGACCGTATCGCCGAGATGATCCGCGAGGCCGCGCTCGAGGGCGTGCGCGACGAGCTGCCCCACTCGATCGCCGTTGTCGTCGACGACGTCACGCCGCGCGAGGACAGCGATCTCACCGACGTGCACGCATCGATCGTCGTCGAGCGGGACAGCCAGAAGGCCATCATCATCGGCCGCAAGGGGTCGCGGCTCGCCGAGGTCGGCGCACGCGCCCGAGCCGGCATCGAGGAGTTGCTCGGAACACGCGTCTTCCTCGGCCTTCATGTGAAGGTCGCCAAGGAGTGGCAGCGCGACCCGAAGAAGCTCGGTCGTCTGGGGTTCTGA
- a CDS encoding NADP-dependent oxidoreductase, producing the protein MPAQWIATSWGSPDGWEFVEHVPARPRRGEITVRVRAAGVNPADAKHVAAPRPGVTLPVPIGYEISGVVTGVGPDTPIGSGPVEVGDEVLAFRIQGGYADEVTIPAEKAFHKPAALSHPEAANLLLAGTTAAQMLAVTNAAPGETILLHGASGAVGVSVLQQAALRGIRVIGTASEARFDVVRGFGGEPIAYGADLADRVRAIAGGPLAAALDAVGTHEAVDTSLALVSDRRRIVTIAAAARAQDEEFGWIVGSQPESTRFRDAARAGLIELAARGDLVVPVARTYPLREAQEALRFLSGGHPGGKIALIPE; encoded by the coding sequence ATGCCGGCGCAGTGGATCGCGACGTCGTGGGGGAGCCCGGACGGCTGGGAGTTCGTCGAGCATGTGCCGGCTCGCCCCCGACGAGGCGAGATCACCGTGCGCGTGCGCGCCGCCGGGGTGAACCCGGCTGATGCCAAGCACGTCGCCGCGCCACGCCCCGGGGTGACTCTGCCCGTCCCGATCGGATACGAGATCTCCGGCGTCGTCACCGGTGTCGGTCCGGACACCCCGATCGGGTCCGGCCCTGTCGAGGTCGGCGACGAGGTGCTGGCCTTCCGCATCCAGGGCGGCTACGCCGACGAGGTGACCATCCCGGCCGAGAAGGCGTTCCACAAACCGGCCGCGCTCTCGCACCCTGAAGCGGCGAACCTGCTGCTCGCCGGAACCACGGCGGCGCAGATGCTGGCCGTGACGAATGCGGCGCCGGGGGAGACGATCCTGCTCCACGGCGCATCAGGAGCCGTCGGTGTGAGTGTCCTCCAGCAGGCCGCGCTTCGCGGCATCCGCGTCATCGGCACCGCCAGTGAGGCCCGTTTCGACGTCGTCCGGGGGTTCGGCGGGGAGCCGATCGCGTATGGTGCCGATCTCGCGGACCGCGTCCGTGCGATCGCCGGGGGACCGCTCGCCGCTGCACTGGACGCCGTCGGAACCCACGAGGCCGTCGACACGTCGCTGGCCCTCGTCTCCGACCGCAGGCGCATCGTCACGATCGCCGCTGCGGCGCGAGCGCAGGACGAGGAATTCGGCTGGATCGTCGGCTCGCAGCCGGAGAGCACCCGGTTCAGGGATGCGGCGCGCGCCGGTCTCATCGAGCTCGCCGCGCGAGGCGACCTCGTCGTACCGGTGGCCCGAACCTATCCGCTCAGGGAGGCCCAGGAGGCCCTGCGATTCCTCTCCGGCGGCCACCCGGGTGGGAAGATCGCCCTCATTCCCGAGTGA